ACCACCATTTTAACCAAAATCATGGCAAGTGCCAAACACCCGACGAAGATGAACAAATGGTTCCAGCGTGCGCAGATTGTGGGTTCCGGTTTTCAGGCGATGAGTCTTGGCGGCAATGACGCCCAGAACGCAATGGGTATCATCATCGCAATTCTGATCGCCGCAGGATTTGTAACGGCCGATGCAGAACTTCCCATGTGGGTAATTGTACTGTCGGCTCTTGCGATTGCTCTTGGTCTTTTGTCCGGCGGCTGGAAGGTTATCAAAAAGATGGGCACGGGCATTACCCGTATCCGTCCCTATCAGGGATTTTCCGCGTCAATGTCCGGCGGGATGGTATTATCCTTTATGACCATGTTTGGTGTTCCGGTCTCAACAACACACGTTGCAACCGGAACCATCATGGGAACCGGCGTGACGCGGGGAGCCGGTGCGGTGCGGTGGGGAGCAGTCCGCCAGATGGTAACCGCCTGGATCTTAACTATTCCCGCAGCCGCAGCAGTCTCCGGCATCTGTTACCTTGCCGCCCGGCTGGTGTTCGGGTTTTAACCCGAATCCTTTTCCGGAAAGCGGAATCCCGCTTCCCTTCTTTTAAAACATCAGTGAGATCCCGTACACGACACAGCCGATGGCGACAATCATCAGCACAATATACATCAGTCCGGGTTTTGGTATTTCGTCATCCATATTGCTTATCTTTCTCTCATCCAGAGAGTTTATGCGTTACGCCCCCCAATGAGTACTGCAATGATCAATATTCGCAGAGACGTTTGCGGCTACTGTGGGGCATGTGTGTCAGTCTGTCCGCAGGGTTCGCTTGAGTTAATCGACGCGTATCTTACTGTTGATACAGAGACCTGCAAGAACAAATGCAAAATCTGCTCGACCGTCTGTCCTCTCGGGGCTATTGAATGGGTGGAAAAATGAAGGAGGCTTACGACGTTCTGGTTGTTGGAGGAGGTCCGGGAGGAGCTCTTGCGGCAAAGGCAGCAGCCGAGGCAGGTCTTTCGGTCCTGCTGGTTGAAAAACGACCTGCAATCGGTGCCCCGGTCCGCTGTGCGGAGGGTATTGGAAAAGATGCGCTCGCCGAGTTTATCGAAGCAGATCCGAAATGGGTCTCAACCGACATTGAGCGTGCAGTGCTTGTCGGTCCGGACGGCACACGGTTCACCATCGGTGGCGAAGCAGCCGGAGGAAAGGTCGGATATGTTCTGGACCGCAAGATGTTTGACCGTGAACTTGTCTGGCGTGCGGCGGAAGCCGGTGCAGAGATTCAGGTGCATGCACGTGCATCCGCACCGATCATGATCGACGGTAAACTGCAGGGAGCTGTCATTCACCAGCACGGAAAGACCTACGAGGTCCGTGCGAAAGTCGTGATTGCAGCCGACGGTGTTGAGTCGAAGTTTGCAAAGTGGGCCGGAATCGATACAACCGTGCCGCTCTGGGAGCTTGAGACCTGTGCCCAGTATGTCGTCAATGACATCGATATTGATCCGAAAGCAAATGTGTTCTATGTCTCAAACGAGGCATGTCCGTGGGGATACATCTGGATCTTCCCGAAAGGCCCGCGCTGTGCAAACATCGGTATCGGTATTGCCGGAACCAAATCCGGCGAGGGACACCGTGCAAAGGACTATCTTGACCGCTATCTGGCAAAAGAGTTCCCGAACGGAAAAGTCACCGAACTTATTGTGGGTGGCGTCTCCGTCTGCAAGCCGCTTGAGAGTACCGTTGCAGACAACCTGATCATTGTGGGCGATGCTGCACGGCTTTCTGATCCTATCACGGGCGGCGGTATCTACAATGCGATGTACACCGGAAACCTGGCCGGAAATGTTGCGGCAACGGCAATCAAGAACGGCGATACCTCAAAGAATGCCCTGATGATCTATGACAAGACCTGGCGTGAGGGCCCGGTTGGCAAAACGCTTGCTCGTAATTATGCGGTCAAGGAGTCGTTCATCAAGATGGACGACAAGAAACTGAACTCGATTGTTCACTCCATGTCGGATCTCAGTATTGAGGATCTGAGCGTGAAAAAACTGGTGCTTGCAATCTTTAAGGCGAATCCGTGGCTGGCTCTTGAACTGCCGCATCTCCTCAAAGCACTCTAATCTTTTTTTCGGGTACGATGAAAGAAGCGTATGATGTTGTTGTAGTGGGCGCAGGACCTGCAGGTTCCATGGCGGCACATGCTGCCGCTGCCCGTGGTGCCTCGGTCCTGCTGGTTGAAAAGCGGCCTGCAATCGGCGCTCCGGTACGGTGTGCCGAGGGCATTGTAACCGCAGACCTTGCCGAGTTCATGGATCCGGATCCGAAATGGGTTTCTACGGTTATCCGAAAAGCCCGGTTCATTGCGCCGGACAAATGTAGTTTCACGATTACCGGAAAAACCGGGAATGAAGTGCTTGGCTATACGCTGGATCGGAAAATCTTTGATCGCGATCTGGCACGGAAAGCAGCCGATGCGGGCGCGGATGTTCTGGTCCACGCACGTGCTGTTCCTTTCATGGAAGAGGGCAGGCTTTCAGGTGTGATAATCCATCAGCATGGAAGGACCTGCGAAGTCCGTGCGAAAGTCGTGATTGCAGCTGATGGTGTGGAGTCGAAGTTTGCAAAGTTTGCGGGTATCAATACAACCGTGCCTCTCGCCGATCTTGACTCGTGTGTGCAGTATCTGGTTACCGGCATTGACATTGAGCCGGAGACGAATGTCTTTTACTGGAGCAGCACGGACTGCCCGCACGGATACATCTGGATATTTGCCAAAGGTCCGCGCTGTGCAAACATCGGCATAGGAATCCCGGGGACAAAATCCGGTGACGGTCACCGTGCGAAGGATTATCTGGATCGGTTCATGGAGAAGAACTTCCCGGACGGTAAAATCACGGAACTGATTGCAGGTGGTGTCTCCACCTGCAAGCCGCTTGAATCCACGATTGCAGATAATCTGATCATCTGCGGTGATGCTGCGCGGCTTTCTGATCCGTTCACTGGTGGAGGAATCTACCAGGCGCTGTATTCAGGGCGTCTTGCCGGCGAGACGGCAGCGAATGCAGTTGCCCAAGACGACTGTTCCCGGCAGGCGCTGACTGCCTATGAGAGGACCTGGCGTCAGAGCCGTATGGGAACGTTCCTGTCACGCTCGTATCTGATCAAAGAGGTGTTCTTCCGGATGGATGATTCCCTGCTGAATGCGGTGATTGGATCCGTTCCGGATCTGCATCTGGACGAGGTGACCATCCCTTCCGTTCTTGCGGCGATGCTGAAGAGCAATCCCTGGCTTGTGGTCAGGTTCCCGATGCTCTTTCTGCGCCGAGGATGATTCCTTCGGGACTATTTTTTTCCCTCTGTTTTTTGTATATTTTTCCGGACGGATGCCTTTGTACTACTGAAAACATCTCACTGCATTTGGGATTGTCATAACAGAAATCAGAAAAAGAAGTGCATCGACCGGGACTCGAACCCGAGTTTAGGCGTTGGCAACGCCTAGTGATAACCACTACACTATCGATGCGTGTGTGCCTTACAAGATTGGCAGAATTCGCATATATACATTACGATTCCCTATTGTCCGTCAGAGTCCGATCCAGGCCCAGGAACCGGTTACTGCACAGCAGATCAGGAAACCGATGATGGCTCCCGCGTTAATATACGGAAGGCCCGGCTGCGGTTTTCCGGAGTTTAAGGGAATCATCAGCGAGCACAGACCGATAATACCGCCGATCAGGGCGCCGAGTGCGGGAAGTGCAATTCCTGCCACGGAGAGAATACCCTCGCCGCCTGCATACACCTGTGCGGAAACCACCAGAATTGCCGGCATGATCATATCCCCCATTCCTATCATGTAGGCGCCGCGTTCCTCTTTACTGTCCTGCAGGGAAAACCCGGAGTTCCGGTAGGAGTAACTGCGGGTTTTGGGAACAATAAACATAATCGGCATTTTCTGGCGGAGAACACCGTCCGCAAGCGTCAGCATATGCTTTGTCCGGTGTACCGAAACCGCATCGTATACAATCAGCAGAATCAGCAGAATCAGTACCGGAATAATCGAAAGTGAAATGCCGAAGATCGCCGCACAGCCTGCCGAGATAAGAATTCCCGAAACATTGATCACATACCACTCCGGCCGGTACCAGAGCAGCAGAATCACGATCACCGCAGCGGCAATCCCGATCCACGACGCAGGAAGTGTCGGGACATAGGAAAATATCAGCGACGAGACGACATAGTAGATTACCAGTGCCAGACAGATACCGATAATTGCACTGATAACCGTCTGCGCTTTCCACTTAATCAAAAGTAACAGGAGCGCAGTGAACACGAGCATAATAAACAGGAACACAAACGGATTTGCGATCGAATCCGGATCCTCAAATGCACCCAGTCCCGCCTGCGTAACCGGGTAGATCAGCAGAAGCGACAATAGCCCGGTCGCAAGCATCAGGAGGAGCATGCCGGAGTACGGCACAAGAGAACGGAGGGAAAATTCACTCATGTATAGGTAACTTAATATTTTAGCGGTCTCCTTAGTTAAAATATGAATGTTCGTCGTGAAAGCCTTCCGGGAATCCTGCTGGAAGTTCTGCTGGTAATTGTCATGGCAGTCTCCGGCCTTGCTATCATTATCCGGCTCTGGCAGGACGCTTTTGTCGCAATTGGGGTTGAACTGCTGATTATTTCCGTGGGCCTGCTGCTGCTCTTGATTCTTTTCCGTCTCCGCCGTCTTGAAGAACAGAGCGCAGCACGTGAACGGGTCATGCGCAGTAACCTCGAAGACCTCGGGCGTCAGATGATCCAGCGGCAGGATGCCACCTCGCTGAAAGTTGTTGAGGCAGTTGAGAGCATCAAAAGCAGAATGTACCGGTAGGCAAAACCATGGGTGTTGCACTGCGGCCGCTCATTGCGG
The nucleotide sequence above comes from Methanocorpusculum vombati. Encoded proteins:
- a CDS encoding NAD(P)/FAD-dependent oxidoreductase, whose amino-acid sequence is MKEAYDVVVVGAGPAGSMAAHAAAARGASVLLVEKRPAIGAPVRCAEGIVTADLAEFMDPDPKWVSTVIRKARFIAPDKCSFTITGKTGNEVLGYTLDRKIFDRDLARKAADAGADVLVHARAVPFMEEGRLSGVIIHQHGRTCEVRAKVVIAADGVESKFAKFAGINTTVPLADLDSCVQYLVTGIDIEPETNVFYWSSTDCPHGYIWIFAKGPRCANIGIGIPGTKSGDGHRAKDYLDRFMEKNFPDGKITELIAGGVSTCKPLESTIADNLIICGDAARLSDPFTGGGIYQALYSGRLAGETAANAVAQDDCSRQALTAYERTWRQSRMGTFLSRSYLIKEVFFRMDDSLLNAVIGSVPDLHLDEVTIPSVLAAMLKSNPWLVVRFPMLFLRRG
- a CDS encoding 4Fe-4S binding protein, with the protein product MINIRRDVCGYCGACVSVCPQGSLELIDAYLTVDTETCKNKCKICSTVCPLGAIEWVEK
- a CDS encoding NAD(P)/FAD-dependent oxidoreductase, whose translation is MKEAYDVLVVGGGPGGALAAKAAAEAGLSVLLVEKRPAIGAPVRCAEGIGKDALAEFIEADPKWVSTDIERAVLVGPDGTRFTIGGEAAGGKVGYVLDRKMFDRELVWRAAEAGAEIQVHARASAPIMIDGKLQGAVIHQHGKTYEVRAKVVIAADGVESKFAKWAGIDTTVPLWELETCAQYVVNDIDIDPKANVFYVSNEACPWGYIWIFPKGPRCANIGIGIAGTKSGEGHRAKDYLDRYLAKEFPNGKVTELIVGGVSVCKPLESTVADNLIIVGDAARLSDPITGGGIYNAMYTGNLAGNVAATAIKNGDTSKNALMIYDKTWREGPVGKTLARNYAVKESFIKMDDKKLNSIVHSMSDLSIEDLSVKKLVLAIFKANPWLALELPHLLKAL
- a CDS encoding presenilin family intramembrane aspartyl protease PSH is translated as MSEFSLRSLVPYSGMLLLMLATGLLSLLLIYPVTQAGLGAFEDPDSIANPFVFLFIMLVFTALLLLLIKWKAQTVISAIIGICLALVIYYVVSSLIFSYVPTLPASWIGIAAAVIVILLLWYRPEWYVINVSGILISAGCAAIFGISLSIIPVLILLILLIVYDAVSVHRTKHMLTLADGVLRQKMPIMFIVPKTRSYSYRNSGFSLQDSKEERGAYMIGMGDMIMPAILVVSAQVYAGGEGILSVAGIALPALGALIGGIIGLCSLMIPLNSGKPQPGLPYINAGAIIGFLICCAVTGSWAWIGL